The stretch of DNA TATATTAATATAGCAAATAGAAGGATTTATAAACTTAAAGATAAAATTCAATAATAAAAAGAGGGAACTAAAATGGAATATCTTCAAGTCACTAAGCAGAATAGGGATGTTATTCTTGAGTTATTAAGAAAAGATGTAGACAAAGAAGGATTTATAATTGATAAAAAAACTGGAAAAAAATTGGTTTGCCCTTATTCAGGAAGTCATATTCATTCTGAGGATTTTTCTATTCTTCCTGGTTCTGCAACCTTTGTAACTAATAAATCTTATTGCTTTGCTGAACATATTGTTTCTCATAAATAAGAGGTAACATGGTTGGGGGAAAAGATAGTAAACTTAATGAGAAAGATAGGAAACAAAAAGAAAGCCAAGAAAGGGTAATTGCTGGTATAAGGGTAATTGAGTCTATTGTTTCAAAGGTTGTTGCATCTCCATCTGAAATTTTATCGGGATTAAAGCAAATTCTATTTTTTTATCGACTCATCCCAAAGAAATGGAAAGAAAAAGCATTCTGGGTTTTTGAGAAACTCTGGGCAAAGAAGAAAGTAGTTATATCTACAGACCCAGAAAAACCCGAGCAAATATATGAAGTAATCTTTGAGGATGATAAATTAAAATCATTATATAATATGTTACCACAAGTAGATCAACCAATTATGCTACAGGGTAAGTCTATGATAAATTTAATTGACAAAGGATTGCATTCTGATTCTGATGTTATTAAAGCAACCGTAGAAGAAAAATATGGACAAAGAGGGTTAAATATTGTAAATATGCTAACAACTAAAAATATACAAGAAGTATTGGACGAAATAGAAACTGAAAAAATAACTCAACAAAAGGATTTTGAAAAAAAGTTTAATGATTGGGCTTACAATTATGATTCTTTAGCTGTTTTGGTTTCGCCTAGCGAACTTACAAACACTAAAAATGTTAATAGCAAGATTATGGCAATTGCAAAGAGCACACGAAAAAACTATATTTTAATAAATATATCTGGAAAGATGGAAGATTGTACACAATTAATTAATACTATCTCACAATTAAAAGAAAATAAAGAATTGAAATATGAAAATTTTACTTATGATATCTCTGATTCTGGATTTTGTAAGTCTTTAAGAGGTAAAATAATTTTCAAAAGTTAGGCAAAGCCGTATAATGCTTGGCATTATGCGAAGAATGTGGGTTAAGAATTTTTGGGAATTCAAAACCTCCGCTCACCATCAAAGGTTCGCTACGATAACAATTGGATAAACATTAGTAAGCGATTTGTTTTATGATTTACTTTTGTCGCTTACTAAAGTGTAGATAACGCAAAAAACAGAGAAAAAAGAATAAAACTTACTTATGTATCTATTCATTAACACCATAACCTTCTTGCAGATAGGTTAAGCATTCGCTTTTGCGGTAATTGTCATCTAAACTTTGACAGAAATTAGGTGACTTTGAAGCAACTGCAACAACATAATCAGGGTTGGTAAAACAATTATCTTCAATGCTATTATCTGAAACTTCTTCACAATAAACAATGTTTTCCCGCTCATGCATAATTGTTCCATCAAGTTCTGTTGTTACTTTTGTTTTTGTTGGCTTTGTTTTTTTTGTTTCTTCCTTGCTTGGCGAAACATAGGTAACTACAACAGGAGCCATGGACACTGTTGCTTGAGATGGTTGTGTTTTCTGCTCTGGCACATCTTTTGGAGCAGTATTACATCCAGCAGCAAATGCTAGCAACATAATCATTAAGATCAATAACACTTTCTTCATAGTAAAACCCCCTTATATCAAATTTAATAAATTTGATATGGACTGATTAGAAAGTAGTAACTTCTCATTAATAAAACTATCGTTGTACGTCAGAGAAACTATTATTTTTTGTCACGAACTTATGACGAAAAATGCTGGAATCAAAAAAAATGCCTCAAATTTGCCTACCCGACCACAGCAAGCTGTGGGGTATAAGACCCAATTTGTAATCATCCATAAATCTCCTTTTTTATTTTTTCAGCAGGAACATTATGCTCTTTCAATAAACTTTCCATAGATATAACAAACTCTTTTGGACCGCAAAGATAATATAGTTTATCTTCAAGAAATCCAATGCAGTCTTCTAAAAATTCATAATCAATTCTGCCGCGATGACCTTCCCAGTCAGAATGTTCAGGCTCTCGCGTTAAAGTAAATTCAAGCTCAAAATTATTATGGTCTTCCTCTAAGCTAAGAAATTCATCTTTCATAATAATATCCTCCTGTGTTTTATTTGAATAAATCAAATAAACAGCAGTCGGCAGCTTCTGTTCAAGTATATAATAAACAATGCTTCTTAATGGAGCAATTCCTG from Candidatus Woesearchaeota archaeon encodes:
- a CDS encoding oxidoreductase translates to MLMKITQVKQETPDTKTFRFEAVNQERMLFKPGQFAMVHDIEVTKDGEKKKVNRSYSIASSPTKNYIELVIKAEHPGLTSPKWINEVKEGEQYEVKGPFGKFVYTEDMKGDVVLIGAGSGIAPLRSIVYYILEQKLPTAVYLIYSNKTQEDIIMKDEFLSLEEDHNNFELEFTLTREPEHSDWEGHRGRIDYEFLEDCIGFLEDKLYYLCGPKEFVISMESLLKEHNVPAEKIKKEIYG